ACAGGTGTTCGGCCTGCCGGATGACGCGGAGGGTGGCCGCGACGGCGCCCCGGACAGTCCCGACGGCATCGCGTCCGTCGCCCGCTGGACCGGCGAGGGCGAGGCCCGCGCCCTGATGCACGACCTGTCGGAGCGTGGCGACCAGTTGGCCCGCCGCATCTGGTGATCCGTCGGACCCCCGGCCGCGTATCGCCGTGGGTATAGTGTGCGGAGCGCGTCATGGATGGGATTGGCGGTGAAGCGGAGAGCGGGTCGAACGGCAAGCCGCCCGGCATCACCTGGATCACCGGCGCCAGCAGCGGCATCGGCCGGGCGCTGGCGATCCATCTCGCCGACGGCGGGGCGCGGGTGGCGCTCTCCGCCCGCTCGGTCGAGGATCTGACGTCAACGGTGCAGCACAGCCCGGATCGCATGCGCCTGTTCGCGCTGGACGTCACCGACCGCGTCGCCACCACCGCCACCGTCGCCGCCATCGAACGCTGGTTCGGTCCCATCGACCGGGCGGTGCTGAACGCCGGCACCCACATCCCGATGTCGCTGGAGGATTTCTCCGCCGACACCGCCCGCCGGCTGATGGAGGTCAACTATATGGGCGTGGTCCATGGGCTGGAAGCTCTGCTGCCGCGGATGCGGGCGCGCGGGCGCGGACAGGTGGCGGTGGTCGCCTCCGTCGCCGGGTACCGCGGCCTGCCGACGGCGGCGGCCTATGGCCCGACCAAGGCGGCGCTCATCAACCTGTGCGAATCGCTGAAGCCCGACTGCGACCGCGCCGGGATCAGGCTGCAGCTGGTCTGCCCCGGCTTCATCGACACGCCGCTGACCGCCCGCAACCCCTTCCCCATGCCGGACCTGATGCCGGTGGAGGACGCCGCCCGCCAGCTGGCCGACGAGATGGAGGGCGACGGCTTCGAGATCACCTTCCCCAAGCGCTTCACCCGCAAGCTGAAGCTGGCGCGCTGCCTACCCTATCGGCTTTACTTCCCGCTGGTGCGCAAGGCGACCGGAACATGACGGATGATCCCCGACAGCACGGGCTGGACGCCTGGGTCGATTTCTTCGAGACGCTCAGCGTCGAAGCGCTCGACCGGCTGCCGGCGCTGACCGTGCCGGAGGTGCGCTTTCGCGACCCCTTCAACGACGCCCATGGCCGGGACGCGGTGCGCGCGGCGCTGCTCCACACGCTGAACGGCTGCCGCGATCTGCGCTTCACCGTCACCCACCGGCTGTTCGCACCCGATCTGGCGATCCTGCGCTGGCGGTTCCAGGCGACGGTGACCGGCATCGGCCGGATGGATGTGATCGGCACCAGCGAGGTGCGGCAAGCTCCCGACGGCCGGGTCGCCGAACACATCGACCATTGGGATTCCGGCGAGCATGTCTATCTGCGCCTGCCGCTGCTGGGCGCCCCGCTCCGCCTCATTCGGCGGCGGCTGGGCGCTGCTCCGCCGGATTGACGGCGCCGGGCTGGACCAGCCGGCCTTCGGGCAGGAAGAACAGGCTGACCGTGCCGATCCACAGGCCCCAGCGGTAGACGTTGGCCCGGTTGATCAGCGCATCGCCCGGCTGCAGCCACATCCAGTCGTCGAACCGCACGCGCCAGCGGTCGCCGCCGACCTTCAGCGCCATCTCATAGGTCCAGTTCAGCGCGTTGCCGGCCGACCGCCCCACCGCCGTGCCGATCACGTCGTCGGCCCGCCCCTCATAGGATCCCCCGGCAGTTCTGACGATGCGCCAGACCCGGCGGTCGGTCTCGCCGTCGGCATAGACGAAGCGTTCGTCCAGCACCAGTTCCTGCCCGTCCCACTGCCCGTCGATGGCGACGGTGAAGCTGCGGCGCAGTGTGCCGAACCGGTCCTCGAACACGCCCCAGGCATGGGTGCGCCCGGCGAAATAGCGCTCGATCCGCAATTCGGGCGTGTTGCCGGCGAAATCCCCGATCTTCATCGCGAGCGGCCCTCCGCTTACGGCTTGCGAAAGCGCCAGAGCCCGACATCGATGGTCCCGGCGCGGAACCCGGCCTCGCAATAGGCGAGGTAATAGTCCCACAGCCGGCGGAACCGGTCGTCGAAGCCCATTGCCGCCACCTGCGGCCCGGCTTCCAGGAAGCGCCGCCGCCACTCCGCGCAGGTCCGGGCATAGGAGTCGCCGAACGTCTCCACATGCTCCACCACCAGCCCGGCCCGCTCCGCCTCGGCACGCAGGGCCGACGGGCAGGGCAGCATGCCGCCAGGGAAGATGTGGCGCTGGATGAAGTCGCAGCCGCGGCGGTAGCGCGGGAAGCGGGCGTCGTCGATGGTGATCGCCTGCACCACCGCCGCCCCGCCGGGCACCAGCCGGTCGCGCAGGGCGGCGAAATAGCGCGGCCAATGCTCCTCCCCCACCGCCTCGATCATCTCGATGGAGACGATGCGGTCGAAGCTTCCGCCGGCGTCGCGATAGTCCATCAGCCGCAGATCGACTTGGCCCGCCAGCCCGGCCCGCTCCAGCCGCGCACGGGCGAAGGCCAGCTGCTCCGCCGACAGGGTCAGCCCGACGACCGAGGCGCCGCGGCGGCCGGCCAGATGTTCGGCCATCCCGCCCCAGCCGCAGCCGATCTCCAGCACCCGGTCGCCGGGTGCGAGTTGCAACAGGTCGGCGACGCGGGCGATCTTGACCTCCTGCGCGTCCTCCAGGCTCTGGCCCTCCCGCTCGTACAGGGCGGAGGAATAGGTCATGCCGGGATCGAGCCACAGCCGGTAGAAGTCGTTGCCCAGGTCATAGTGGAAGGCGATGTTGCGGCGGCTGCCGCGGCGGGAGTTGGCGCGGCTGCGGTGGAACAGCCGGTTGGCCGCCGCCGCCGCGACCGTGCCCCTGAAACCCCCTTTTTTGGCCCCGCCACCGATCGCAGCCTCGTTGCGGATCGCCAGTTCGATCAGCGCCGGCAAATCGCCGCTGCGCCACAGCCCGTCGCCATAGGCCTCGGCCATACCGACCGCGCCGCCCAGCATCAGCCGCCGCGCCGCGGCATCGTCGAGCAGCGTCAGGTCGGCCCGCGGCCCCTCGGCCGGATCGCCGACGCACATCGTCCGCCCGTCGGGCAGGCGCAAGCTCAGCTCGCCCCGGCGGATGCCGCCGGCCATTTTCACCAGGGCGCCGGTCCACAGGTCGCGTCCGGTCACCAGCCGCAGCCACCGAGGGTGACGTCGAGGCGCGGTCGCAGCGATGTCGGTAGCGATGTCGGTCATGAATGGCCTTCTCGGAAACGGTCAGGAACGACGATATCTTTCACGACGGTCACCGGCTGCGCCGGGGCCGGCGGGCGTGGGCGGATCGCCAGCCCCTTGCGCCACAGGTGCAGCGCCTCCCAATGGATGCCGGCGACCACCTTGGCGGTCATCAGCGGGTGGCGGGCCCAGGCGCGCAGGATGGCGCCGTCGGTCAGCTCCACCCGCCTCAATGTCAGCGACGCGTGCAGCACCGGACCCCCGGCGTCGGTCTGGCGGATGGACACCGCCATCGACTCCCCCGCATCGCCCATGGGCGGGCGGATGCGGAAGTGATAGGCGGTCTCCATGTCCATGAAGGGCGAGACGTAGAAGCGCTTGTCGCAACTCTGGCGCACCAGCCCGTCCGGTCCGGGCGCCGCCGGGATCAGATAGGCGTGGCGCTGACCGAAGGTGTTGGACACCTCATGGATGATGGCGGCGAGCGTCCCGTCCCGGCGGTGGCAGAACCAGACGCAGAGCGGATTGAAGACGAAGCCCAGCACCCGCGGAAAGCACAGCAGGCGGATCGGCCCGCCCCCTTCGATCCCGGCGGCGGCAAGCTGATCTTCGGCCCACTGCTTCAAGCCCTCCATCCCCCTCTCCCCCCCGGGGAGAGGGTCGGGGTGAGGGGGATTCACGGGGTGGATTCCGTGGGAGCGGGAAGTGCGCGACTCTTGAAGATCCTCGATATGCGTCCCCCTCACCCTAACCCTCTCCCCGGGGGGGAGAGGGGACTCTCCCGGCGTTGGAAGAGGCTCCACACCACCCAGCGGCCCGAAATCGCGGTCTCGGAACCCGATCAGCCCGAAGCGGTTGTGGGCGAACAGCCGCAATTCGCGGTCCAGCCGGGGAAGCTCGTCCAGATCGGCCAGCAGGCTGAACACCCGGTAGGACAGGCGGTGCCGCACCGGCTTCACCCGGTGGTGCATCACCGTGCCGACATAGAGGCCGGAGGCGAAGCGGGGCGCCTCCATCACGCGGTCTCCAGCTCTGCGCCACGGATTGCCGGCACCGGTCCCACATGGATGCGGCCCGACGGGTTCGGCACCGTCCAGGGCCGGCGCACGCCGCCCAGCGCCTCCGCCACCGCCAGCCCCGCCTGCGCCCCGTCCTCGTGGAAGCCGGCGCCGAAATAGGACCCGGCGAACCAGGTCCGCCGCCGGCCCTGCAGGCTCCACAGTTGCCGCTGCGCCGCCAGCGCCTCCATCCCGAAGATCGGGTGGTCGTAGAGCACGCTGCGCAGGATGCTGCCGTCGCGCGGCGGGCGGATGGGGTTCAGCGTGACGAACAGGTCGCGCTCCTGCGGCAGGAAGCCCTGCAGCCGGTTCATCCAGTAGGTCACGCACAGAGCGTCCTGATCTCCATCTTGGCCGCCATCCCCCCGCTCGGCCAGATAGTTCCAGCTCGACCACACCGCGCGGCGCTTCGGCATCAGGGCGGGGTCGCCGTGCAGGATGGCGAGGTTGCGCTCATAGCCGAAGGCGCCCAGCAGCCGGCGCTCCTCCCCGCCGGCATCCTCCAGCAGGGCCAGCGCCTGATCGGCATGGGTGGCGATCACGACATGGTCGTGGGCGCGCACGTCGCCGCGGCGGTCGCGCAGCAGGACGCGGCCCTCCTCGCGGACGATGCCCTCCACCGCGCAGTTCAGACGCAGGGCGCCGGGCATGTCGGCCAGGATGCGGCCGACATAGCTGCGGCTGCCGCCCTCCACCGTGCGCCAGACCGGCCGGCCCTTGAGCTTCAGCAGGCCGTGGTTGTCGCAGAAGCGGATGAAGGCGGCGGCGGGATGGCCGCGCATCGACTCCGCCGGGCTGGACCAGATGGCGGCGGCCATCGGCAGCAGATGGTCGCGGATGAAGGCGTCGGAATAACCGCCGCGGTCCAGCACGTCGCCCAGCGTCAGCGTCTCCGCTGCCGGGTCGGCCAGAAGGCCCGGAGCTTCGCGGTAGAAGCGCAGAATGTCGGCGATCATCCGCCAGAAGCGCGGGCGCAGCAGGTTGCGTTTCTGCGCGAACAGGGCGGCGGGCGTGCCGGCATACTCCACCCGCCCGCCGTCCAGCGAGGCGGAAAAGCTCATGTCCGTCGCCCGCGTCGGCACGCCCAGATGGTCGAACAGGGCGACCAGATTGGGATAGCAGGGCTCGTTGTAGACGATGAAGCCGGTATCGACCGGGCCGGCGCCGTCAGCCTCCACCGTGTTGGCATGGCCGCCCGGCCGGTCCTCCTTCTCATAGAGGGTGACGCGGTGCGCCTTCGACAGCAGCCAGGCCGCCGACAGCCCGGCGATGCCGGAGCCGACCACCGCGATGTCGAGCGGAGCCGGCGAGGTGAGGTCGGGCGGAGAAAGCGGCATGGGGGCGGTCCTTGGGGATCTTGTCGGGGGCGGATCTTGTCGGGGGGGCTGGCGGTGCGTCGACCCGGAGCCTAACCCGAAATGGGTAGGTCCGGCTTGTGATCGGGATACGGTCACAAATCGTCGTTGGATCATCGCCACGCCCACGCTTTACCGCCAGCCCCGAAAAGACGGGATCGGCGGTGATCCGAAGCACAGGCTGCGGCGTATCCTGGCCATGATCGCCCAATTGGCCTCCCTTCTGACGCATGCCGCCGGAGCCGACCGGACGCCGGATCCCAAAAGGATCGGACAGGGCGCCCGCGTGTCGGCCAAACCGGCGGTGGCCGATCCCGCCGCCGCAAGGCTGGCGGCGGACCAGTCGGCCGATCTGGTCGCGGTGGCGGCGGGCGACCGGGCGGCCTTCGCCCGGCTGTTCGCCCATTTCGCCCCGCGGGTGAAGGCCTACATGCTGAAGCTGGGGATGCCGGCGCAGCGGGCGGAGGATCTGGCGCAGGACACCATGCTGTCGGTGTGGCGCAAGGCCTCGCTCTACGACCCGGCGAAGGCGGAGGCGGCGACCTGGGTCTTCACCATCGCCCGCAACCTGCGCATCGACATGCTGCGCCGCGAACGCCATCCGGAGGTGTCGGACGACGAACTGCTGGAGCATGAGGACGACCGCCCCCGCGCCGACGAAATGCTGGACGGCGACCGCCGCGCCCGCCGCCTGCGCGGCGCGCTGGCCTCGCTGACGCCGGAACAGGCGGAGGTGGTGCAGCTGTCCTTCTTCGCCGACCTCGCCCACCCGGCCATCGCCGAACGGCTGGACGTTCCCCTGGGCACCGTGAAATCGCGCCTGCGCCTGGCCATGGCCAAGATCCGCAAGGCGCTGGGAGACGACGACCGATGACCGCCCGACAACCCGCCGCCCGCCAACTTTTCCTGCCGAATCACCACCCCAGCGACGCCCTGCTGGTGGCCTATGGCGCGGGCAGCCTGGGAGAAGGGCTGTCGCTGGCCGTCGCCGTCCACCTCGCCCATTGCCCGGACTGCCGCGCCACCCTGGCGGAGGTGGAGGCGCTGGGCGGCGCCCTGCTGGAGGATCTGCCGCCGGCCCCGCTGGAAAGCCTGTCCCTGTCCGCCACCCTCGACCGCCTGGAGCGGGAGGAGGCGCCGGGCAACCCCTGCAAGGCCATGCGGATACGGCCGCGATGCAGCCACCCCGCCGGCCCGGCCGCCGCGTCCCTTCCGGGTCCGCTGCGCTCCTATGTGCCCTCCCTGGAGACCCTGTCCTGGCAGCGGCTGGCTCCCGGCGTGCGGCGGGTGGAGTTGCTGCCGCGCACGTCGTCGGGCGGCGCGGCCCAGCTTCTGCGCATCGCCCTCGGCACCGCCCTGCCCCATCACGGCCATGGCGGGCTGGAGCTGACCGTGGTGCTGAGCGGCCATTTCGCCGACGAACTCGGCCGCTACGGCCCCGGCGATCTGGCGGAGGTCGATGGCGACACCAACCACCAGCCCATCGCCGACAGCCACCGCGACTGCATCTGCCTGATCGCGACCGATGCGCCGCTGCGCTTCACCGGCCTGATGGGCCGGCTGATGCAGCCCTTCATCGGGCTATAGGGTGGGGGCTATAGGGTGGGGGCTGCCTACAGCAGATCCTTGAACAGCAGCTGCGCCGGCGGCTCCTTGTCCTTGCCCCGCTTGCGCGCCTTCCCCTTCGCCTTTTCCTTCGCCACGTCGGGTGGCAGTTCGGCTGCCGGTTCGGCCGGCGCTTGGGCTGCCGCTTCGGGCTGCTCCACCGGCAATTCCGGTGCGGCCATCGGCGGTTCCGGCGCCGCCTGCGCGGCCGGTTCCTGAGCGACGGGTTCCGCCACGACCGGCTCCGGCGCCGTCACCGATTCGGCCACCACCTCGGCCACCGGCTGTGCGGTTTCGGGCGCCGCCTCCACCTTTTCCTTCTTCTTCCGGGCCGGCCGGCGCGGCGCGACGCCGACGCCTTCCTTGGCGCGCTGCTTGGCCTTGTCGCGGGCCTGGGCCTCCGGAGCCTCGGGGTTGTCGGTCAGCCATTTGCGGCGCTTGATGACCTCGTTCACCCGGCCCTGGTTCACGCCCAGCTGGAAGGCGATCTCCTGCTGGGTCATGTTGGTGGTCTCGTGCAGGTGCAGGATCTCGGCGGCCAGCTCCGGCGTCATCTTGCGCCCGGTCAGGCGCCGGGCCGGCCGGACGGAGCGCTGGGAGCGGTCGCGCGCCCTCAGGGACTCAAGGATCTCCAGCGCGGCCGTGTTGCCCGCCGCCTTCAGCGCGTCCTCGAATTCCTTCAGCGTCGCCATAAGTCCCCCTCCTGCTGTCGTCGGCCCGTCCCCTGCCGGTCCCCGCAGCAACCGGCAGGATCACAGATAGTTCGCCGTCTGGCGATGGAAAAGCCACCATGGATGTCGGGGAAAGCATGGCGGTCAGGCCGGAAAGCGCAACTCGATGCGCGTGCCGCTGCCGCCGGTCGCGCCATAGCTCAACTCGCCGGACAGCTGGGCGGCCAGGCTTTGGATGATCTTCCAGCCCAGGCTGGGCAGGCGCTGCACGTCGAAGCCGTCCGGCAGGCCGATGCCGTCGTCCATCACCAGCAGATGCAGTTGGTCCGGCTGGCCCGGCACCGCGCGCAGGTCGATGGTCACGGTGCCGCCATCCTCGGCGAAGGCGTGTTTCAGGCTGTTGGTCAGCGCCTCCACGATCAGCATGGCCAGCGCCAGCAGCCGTTCAGGCGACTTGGGCGCGGCCTGCACCGTCACGCGGCAGTCGATGCCGGGGACGCCGGCCGCCTTCAGCATGTCGCGGCACAGCCCCTCGACATGGCTGCCGAAATCGTCGCCGGAGCGCGGGTCGTGCAGGCGCCGGTGCACCTGCGCCATGGTGTGCAGCCGCCGCCCCGCCTCCTCCAGCGCCGCCAGCGCCCCTTCCGGCGTATGGCCGACGGTCCGCCGCTGCAAATCCAGCAGGGCGGAGACGAACTGCATGTTGTTGGCGACGCGGTGCTGCAGCTCGTGGAACATGGTGGTCTGCGCCTCCAGCAGGGAGGCGGTGCGGCCGCGCTCCTCCTGCAGGCGGGCCAGCGTCATCTGCATGCCGTGGATCAGCGCGATGTCCACCGCAACCACCACCGCATAGAAGGCCAGCGCCAGCCCGACCGATCCATCCAGCCCGAAACTGTCGAAGGGCGGGATGAAGAAATACCAGGCGGCCAGCCCCGACAGCACCGCCGTCACCACCCCCGGCCCCAGCCCGGCGATGAAAGTGGTCAGGATCACCGCCGGGAAGAAGGTGAGATAGGGAAAGCCGGACGGCAGGGTGTTGTCGACCAGCCGGCGCAGCAGCAGGGCGGTGGCGAAGGTCAGCAAGGCCATGCCATAGCGCGCCACCGGGCCGCGCGACAGCAGCGAGAAGCGCGCGAACAATTGCCAGACCGGCCGATCGGACCCCATCGACGTCACTTCCCCCAATTCCCTGCACTGCCATATCACCGGCACTCATCGCTTGTAGGGCCGGCGGGCAACCTGCGCACGTGAAATATCGGGCCGAAGGCGTGACCATCTAAGGGCGAGGCCCGGCCGCGGGGTTCGCAGGTCAGTCGGCCGATTTGTCCAAAGCTGTTCACAATTCCGCCACATCCGTTCATGCCGGGCGGGCACTTTGTTCAATCCACGGAGCGATTGTGACCTTGCGCGGCGGCCGGGACCTCCCCTGCCCCGGCGCCCTCGAAACGAATAAGGCTGAAGGAGCCCCGCCCCGTGAAGACCCGTCTGAGCGCGCTCGCCATCGCGGCCACCCTGTCCGTCTCCGCCCTTGCCCTCTCCGGTACGGCCCAGGCCGGCGCCACCTTCGACGGCGTGAAGCAGAAGGGCTATGTCCAGTGCGGCGTCAACCTGGGCCTGTACGGCTTCTCCTCACCCGACGACAAGGGCAAGTGGTCGGGCCTTGACGTCGACATGTGCCGCGCCGTCGCCGCCGCGATGTTCGGCGATGCCGAAAAGGTGAAGTACACCCCGCTGTCGGCGCAGCAGCGCCTGCCGGCGCTGCAGTCGGGCGAGATCGACATCCTCGCCCGCAACACCACCCGCACCCTGACCCGCGACACCGCCAACGGCCTCAACTTCGGCCCGACTAACTATTTCGACGGCCAGGGCTTCATGGTCTCGGCCAAGCTGGGCCTGAAGAGCGCCAAGCAGCTGAACGGCGCCACCGTCTGCGTCCTGCCCGGCACCACCACCGAACAGAACGTGTCGGATTACTTCCGCGCCAACAAGATGACCTTCAAGCCGGTCGTCATCGAGAAGAACGAGGAGCTGAACAAGGCCTTCTTCGCCGGCCGTTGCGACGCCCTGACCTCCGACGCCTCGCAGCTGGCCGCCATCCGCGCCGCCGAGGTGCAGAACCCCAACGACTACGTCATCCTGCCCGAGCTGATCTCGAAGGAGCCGCTGTCCCCGGCCGTCCGCCAGGGCGACGAGGAGTGGATGAACCTGGTCATCTGGTCCTTCTACGCCATGGTCCAGGCCGAGGAGAAGGGCCTGACGTCGGAGACCGTCGACGCCGCCATGACCTCTCCCGATCCGGACGTGAAGCGCCTGCTGGGCGTCACCGCCGGCAACGGCAAGGCGCTGGGCGTCGAGGAGAACTGGGCCTTCAACATCATCAAGCAGGTCGGCAACTACGCCCAGAGCTTCGAGCGCAACGTCGGCGCCGGTTCCAAGCTGAAGATGCCGCGCGGCCAGAACGCCCTCTACACCGAAGGCGGCCTGATGTACGCCCCGCCGATGAAGTAAGGCCGCGTATTGCCCCCACCCTAACCCTCCCCCGCTGGGCGGGGGAGGGGATCTCTCCCTCCCCTGCGAAGCGGGGGAGGGTCGGGGTGGGGGCAAGTGTCCGCCTGCCTCACTCCCCCGCACGGAGCAACACCATGACAAACCCGGTCCAGGCGCTGAATTCCGCGCGCGTGCGGGGGTGGCTGTATCAGGCATTGTTCCTGGCCTGCGCCCTCGCCGTTGCCTGGTATCTCGTTTCCAACACGCTGACCAACCTCGCCACCCGCGGCGTCGCCACCGGCTTCGGCTTCCTGCACCGCGAGGCCGGCTTCGAGATCGGCGAGAGCCTGCTCACCTATTCCGCGTCCGACACCTATCTGAAGGCGCTGGTCGTCGGCCTGCTGAACACGCTGGCGGTGTCGGCCGCGGGCGTGGTCCTGGCGACCGTGCTGGGCGTGCTGATCGGCATCGCGCGGCTGTCCTCCAACTGGATGGTGAACCGCTTCGCCACCCTGTATGTCGAGACGATCCGCAACGTGCCGCTGCTGCTGCAGCTGGTGGTCTGGTACACGATCATGAACCGGCTCCCCAGCCCGCGCGAGGCGCTGGAGATCGTGCCGGGCATCTTCCTCAGCAACCGCGGCATGAAGTTCCCGGTGCTGGTGGAACATGCCGGCCATGGCTGGGCCCTGCTGGCGCTGATCGCCGGCATCGCCGCCGCCATCGCCGTCGTCCGCTACGGCCGCCGCCACCGCGAGACGACGGGCAAGCCCTTCCCCACCCTGCCGGCCGCCATCGCCGCCGTGCTGCTGCCGCCGGCCCTGGTGTTCGTCGCCACCGGCGCGCCGCTGGCCTTCGACGTGCCGGTGCTCTCCGGCTTCAACTTCGAGGGCGGCGGGTCGGTCACCCCGGAATTCACCGCGCTGCTGATCGGCCTGTCGGTCTACACCGCCGGCTTCATCGCCGAGATCGTGCGCTCCGGCATCCTCGCCGTGCCGCATGGCCAGACGGAGGCCGGGCTGGCGCTGGGCCTGTCGCCGGGCAAGATCCTGCGCCTCGTCATCCTGCCGCAGGCGCTGCGCGTCATCGTGCCGCCGCTGACCAGCCAGTACCTGAACCTGACCAAGAACAGCTCGCTGGCCGTCGCCATCGGCTATCCGGATCTGGTCAGCGTCTCCAACACCTCGGCCAACCAGACCGGACAGGTGGTGGAGGCGGTGGCGATGATGATGCTCGTCTATCTCATCATCAGCCTTGCGATCTCCGGCTTCATGAACTGGTACAACCGCCGCGTGGCCCTAGTGACGCGATGAGGGACCCGATGAGCAATCACTCCCCGGCCGATCAGGCCCCCATTCCCACCGGTCCCGTCGCCCCCGCCCGCTGGGCCGCCTCCTACGAGGAGGAGCCGACCCAGGCCTCCGCCCCGCCGCAGGCCAACGGCATGACGGCGCTGAAGCCCTTCGGCTGGGCCAAGGACAATCTGTTCAACACGCCGCTGAACACCGTCCTGACCCTCGCCTGCCTCGGCCTGCTGTGGCTGGTGGTGCCGCCGATGGCGAACTGGCTGCTGCTGAACGCCAGCTGGTCCGGTTCGTCGGAGGCCTGCCGCGAGGCGGCCGGCGCCTGCTGGTCGGTGATCGTGGTCAAGCACCGGCTGATCTTCTTCGGCACCTATCCCTATGACGAGCAGTGGCGCCCCTTCCTGGCCTGCGCGCTGTTCGTGGCGATGCTGGGGGCCAGCGGCGTGCGCGCCTTCTGGCGGCCCTGGCTGGCCGGCGCCTGGGCGCTGACCCTGCTCGGCATGGGCGTGCTGATGTGGGGCGGCGTCGCCGGTCTCAGCTATGTGCCGAACGACCGCTGGGGCGGTCTGCCGATCACGCTGATGCTGTCGGTCTTCTCCATCGCCATCGCCTTCCCGCTGTCGATCCTGCTGGCGCTGGGCCGCCAGTCGTCGCTGCCGGCGATCCGCACCTTCTGCGTCGGCTTCATCGAGACGATGCGCGGCGTGCCGCTGGTCAGCGTCCTGTTCATGGCGTCGGTGATGTTCCCGCTGTTCCTGCCGGAAGGCGTCACGGTGGACAAGCTGCTGCGCGCACTGGCCGGCATGACGCTGTTCACCGCCGCCTATCTGGCCGAGGCCGTGCGCGGCGGCCTGCAGGCGATCCCCAAGGGCCAGTACGAGGCCGCCGACGCGCTGGGCCTGTCCTACTGGCAGAAGACGGTTCTGATCGTCCTGCCGCAGGCGCTGCGCATCGTCATCCCGCCCATCGTCAACCAGTTCATCAGCGCCTTCAAGGACACCTCGCTGGTCACCATCGTCGGCCTGTACGACCTGCTGACCGCCGCCACCGTGGCGACGACCGACCCCGAATGGCGCCCCTACTTCGCCGAGGTCTATGTCTTCGCCGGGCTGATGTTCTGGATCTTCTGCTTCAGCATGTCGCGCTACAGCCAGTGGCTGGAGCGTCTGGCCAACCGCTACAACCGCCGCTGACCGGCTCTGGAGACCGAGCAATGACCGAGAACGCCATCATCGAACTCCGCAAGGTCGGCAAGTGGTACAACAGCTACCACGCGCTGCGCGACGTCAGCATCAGCATCGGCAAGGGCGAGAAGGTCGTCGTCTGCGGCCCGTCGGGTTCGGGCAAGTCGACGATGATCCGCTGCATCAACCGGCTCGAGGCGCACCAGACCGGCCACATCATCGTCGACGGCATCGAGCTGACCGACGACGTCAAGGCGGTGGAGAAGATCCGCCGCAAGGTCGGCATGGTGTTCCAGAACTTCAACCTGTTCCCGCACCTGACCGTTCTGCAGAACCTGACGCTGGCCCCGATCTGGGTCCGCGGCATGGCGAAGTCCGAGATCGAGGAAATCGCCATGATGTACCTGAAGCGGGTGCGCATCCCGGATCAGGCGCACAAGTTCCCCGGCCAGCTGTCGGGCGGCCAGCAGCAGCGCGTCGCCATCGCCCGCGCGCTCTGCATGCGCCCCGAAATCATGCTGTTCGACGAGCCGACCTCCGCGCTGGACCCCGAAATGGTCAAGGAGGTGCTGGACGTGATGACCGAACTGGCGGGCGAGGGCATGACCATGGTCTGCGTCACCCACGAAATGGGCTTCGCCCGGCAGGTCGCCGACTCTATTGTCTTCATGGCCGAAGGCTCGATCATCGAGAGCGGGTCGCCGGCCGAATTCTTCGAGAACCCGAAAAGCGAGCGCACCCGCCAGTTCCTGGGCCAGATCCTGGAACATTGAGGCGAACATTGAGGCGAACATTGAGGCGGCATCCCCGATAGGGG
The nucleotide sequence above comes from Azospirillum sp. TSA2s. Encoded proteins:
- a CDS encoding sigma-70 family RNA polymerase sigma factor, which translates into the protein MIAQLASLLTHAAGADRTPDPKRIGQGARVSAKPAVADPAAARLAADQSADLVAVAAGDRAAFARLFAHFAPRVKAYMLKLGMPAQRAEDLAQDTMLSVWRKASLYDPAKAEAATWVFTIARNLRIDMLRRERHPEVSDDELLEHEDDRPRADEMLDGDRRARRLRGALASLTPEQAEVVQLSFFADLAHPAIAERLDVPLGTVKSRLRLAMAKIRKALGDDDR
- a CDS encoding ChrR family anti-sigma-E factor gives rise to the protein MTARQPAARQLFLPNHHPSDALLVAYGAGSLGEGLSLAVAVHLAHCPDCRATLAEVEALGGALLEDLPPAPLESLSLSATLDRLEREEAPGNPCKAMRIRPRCSHPAGPAAASLPGPLRSYVPSLETLSWQRLAPGVRRVELLPRTSSGGAAQLLRIALGTALPHHGHGGLELTVVLSGHFADELGRYGPGDLAEVDGDTNHQPIADSHRDCICLIATDAPLRFTGLMGRLMQPFIGL
- a CDS encoding sensor histidine kinase, giving the protein MGSDRPVWQLFARFSLLSRGPVARYGMALLTFATALLLRRLVDNTLPSGFPYLTFFPAVILTTFIAGLGPGVVTAVLSGLAAWYFFIPPFDSFGLDGSVGLALAFYAVVVAVDIALIHGMQMTLARLQEERGRTASLLEAQTTMFHELQHRVANNMQFVSALLDLQRRTVGHTPEGALAALEEAGRRLHTMAQVHRRLHDPRSGDDFGSHVEGLCRDMLKAAGVPGIDCRVTVQAAPKSPERLLALAMLIVEALTNSLKHAFAEDGGTVTIDLRAVPGQPDQLHLLVMDDGIGLPDGFDVQRLPSLGWKIIQSLAAQLSGELSYGATGGSGTRIELRFPA
- a CDS encoding amino acid ABC transporter substrate-binding protein, coding for MKTRLSALAIAATLSVSALALSGTAQAGATFDGVKQKGYVQCGVNLGLYGFSSPDDKGKWSGLDVDMCRAVAAAMFGDAEKVKYTPLSAQQRLPALQSGEIDILARNTTRTLTRDTANGLNFGPTNYFDGQGFMVSAKLGLKSAKQLNGATVCVLPGTTTEQNVSDYFRANKMTFKPVVIEKNEELNKAFFAGRCDALTSDASQLAAIRAAEVQNPNDYVILPELISKEPLSPAVRQGDEEWMNLVIWSFYAMVQAEEKGLTSETVDAAMTSPDPDVKRLLGVTAGNGKALGVEENWAFNIIKQVGNYAQSFERNVGAGSKLKMPRGQNALYTEGGLMYAPPMK
- a CDS encoding amino acid ABC transporter permease produces the protein MTNPVQALNSARVRGWLYQALFLACALAVAWYLVSNTLTNLATRGVATGFGFLHREAGFEIGESLLTYSASDTYLKALVVGLLNTLAVSAAGVVLATVLGVLIGIARLSSNWMVNRFATLYVETIRNVPLLLQLVVWYTIMNRLPSPREALEIVPGIFLSNRGMKFPVLVEHAGHGWALLALIAGIAAAIAVVRYGRRHRETTGKPFPTLPAAIAAVLLPPALVFVATGAPLAFDVPVLSGFNFEGGGSVTPEFTALLIGLSVYTAGFIAEIVRSGILAVPHGQTEAGLALGLSPGKILRLVILPQALRVIVPPLTSQYLNLTKNSSLAVAIGYPDLVSVSNTSANQTGQVVEAVAMMMLVYLIISLAISGFMNWYNRRVALVTR
- a CDS encoding amino acid ABC transporter permease yields the protein MRDPMSNHSPADQAPIPTGPVAPARWAASYEEEPTQASAPPQANGMTALKPFGWAKDNLFNTPLNTVLTLACLGLLWLVVPPMANWLLLNASWSGSSEACREAAGACWSVIVVKHRLIFFGTYPYDEQWRPFLACALFVAMLGASGVRAFWRPWLAGAWALTLLGMGVLMWGGVAGLSYVPNDRWGGLPITLMLSVFSIAIAFPLSILLALGRQSSLPAIRTFCVGFIETMRGVPLVSVLFMASVMFPLFLPEGVTVDKLLRALAGMTLFTAAYLAEAVRGGLQAIPKGQYEAADALGLSYWQKTVLIVLPQALRIVIPPIVNQFISAFKDTSLVTIVGLYDLLTAATVATTDPEWRPYFAEVYVFAGLMFWIFCFSMSRYSQWLERLANRYNRR